A section of the Kluyveromyces lactis strain NRRL Y-1140 chromosome F complete sequence genome encodes:
- a CDS encoding uncharacterized protein (some similarities with uniprot|Q7LH06 Saccharomyces cerevisiae YDL048C STP4 Protein involved in pre-tRNA splicing and in uptake of branched-chain amino acids): MDVLSHSSVNGSDHVQMIQLPPISSFDSLIRAASVTDNNSITSSNSNFNAGTPSPGVTNGQVQFTVGSGTVNIAPRTSRTSVPNSLMASTLVSVSPRASASVNAAYTNANTPSTHHNGNYNADHAESFSSSVSFNDNNNNNIQHNQHHHHNLQQQLQQHQRHPQQIQRQESNNHSVPVVVSSGKTFTDSLMSYQFGSTGSSGSSPNGQQYRPSSYFQSSLSNGNGSHTQSPFAGNPVSQPHHQIIPKLNSGISNMNSLMDQQTSPTSDNNNSNVHHQQLHTHYGQGHGSSCNHTHSHSQGSLHHMISPISTTNNHATSPTNSIATVLSPTTSTPSSTVSSTSKLSSLSTSSDLNTHLMDNSKSAKMKIENNANMVSKKQPRKKKQCPLCGLFFSNLSTHKSTHLSPETRPFKCEVCSRGFARSNDLIRHKKLHWKDDLNQESMDFVEKLKCLHELKGTYKCPFNSNLINLDLKLKGSDMKTADLPFETSNCHSTGVFSRCDTFKNHLKALHFEYPPGTKKKDRANVAGHCKHCGQKFESIETWLKDHVGKECGYNYTG; encoded by the coding sequence atGGACGTTTTATCTCACTCGAGCGTCAACGGTTCCGATCATGTACAAATGATCCAACTGCCAccaatttcatcttttgattctttgatcaGAGCTGCTTCGGTAACAGATAACAATAGTATAACGTCTTCAAATTCGAATTTTAACGCAGGTACGCCGAGTCCAGGTGTGACGAATGGCCAAGTTCAGTTCACTGTGGGGTCTGGTACCGTAAACATTGCACCACGTACTTCTCGAACGTCGGTACCGAATAGCTTGATGGCTTCTACGTTGGTAAGCGTGAGTCCCCGTGCCAGTGCAAGTGTAAATGCAGCTTATACGAATGCCAACACTCCTAGCACTCATCACAACGGTAATTATAATGCTGACCACGCGGAAAGTTTTAGTAGCAGTGTCAGttttaatgataataacaataataatattcaaCACAATCAACATCACCATCATAATCTGCAGCAGCAACTGCAGCAGCATCAACGTCATCCACAGCAAATACAACGTCAAGAGTCAAACAACCACTCTGTCCCTGTAGTCGTCTCTTCCGGTAAAACGTTTACAGATTCTTTGATGTCCTACCAATTCGGAAGCACAGGCAGCTCCGGATCAAGCCCTAACGGTCAACAATACCGTCCATCTTCATATTTCCAATCATCATTGTCGAATGGTAACGGTTCTCATACACAATCCCCCTTTGCTGGTAACCCTGTTTCGCAACCACATCATCAGATAATCCCCAAACTTAATTCAGGTATTTCAAATATGAATTCATTAATGGATCAACAAACGTCACCTACTAGcgataataataatagtaatgTGCATCACCAGCAGCTACATACACACTACGGTCAAGGCCACGGTAGCTCTTGTAACCATACACACTCACATTCCCAAGGTAGCTTGCATCATATGATTTCTCCGATATCAACAACTAACAATCATGCGACAAGCCcaacaaattcaattgCAACGGTTTTATCACCAACTACATCGACACCCTCGTCTACGGTGTCGAGTACATCAAAACTCTCATCGTTATCCACATCAAGTGATCTAAATACACATCTTATGGATAACTCGAAATCGGCTAAGATGAAGATCGAAAATAATGCAAACATGGTTTCCAAAAAACAaccaagaaagaagaagcaatGTCCTTTATGTGGTCTCTTTTTCTCTAATTTATCAACACATAAGTCAACCCACCTGTCACCCGAGACACGGCCTTTCAAATGTGAGGTTTGTTCTCGTGGATTTGCCAGATCCAATGATTTGATAAGACATAAAAAATTGCATTGGAAAGATGACTTAAACCAAGAATCTATGGATTTTGTTGAGAAGTTAAAGTGCTTGCATGAATTAAAAGGAACCTATAAATGCCCTTTTAACTCTAACTTGATTAACTTAGATCTAAAATTAAAGGGCTCTGACATGAAAACCGCAGATTTGCCATTCGAGACTTCAAATTGCCATTCAACTGGGGTTTTCTCACGTTGCGACACTTTCAAAAACCATTTGAAAGCTTTGCATTTTGAATACCCACCaggaacaaagaaaaaagataGAGCGAACGTTGCAGGCCATTGCAAACACTGTGGTcagaaatttgaaagtaTTGAAACGTGGTTAAAAGATCATGTTGGCAAAGAATGTGGCTATAACTACACTGGCTGA
- a CDS encoding uncharacterized protein (highly similar to uniprot|Q765N3 Saccharomyces kluyveri Sk Delta 12-fatty acid desaturase) has translation MSQSQYVTDAETTTESCKVAIDTHGNVFKVPDYTIKDILSAIPPECYNRKLAVSLYYVFRDIAIMAGIGYFANVFAYPYVKDLHVAARFVYWAFYGYVQGLFGTGLWVLAHECGHQAFSDYGAVNDFVGWVLHSYLLVPYFSWKYTHSKHHKATGHITRDMVFVPKTKEDFVKSRGILADIDEFSEDSPIRTLIELLTQQLGGWIYYLLTNVTGQPYPDVPKWKWNHFWPSSPVFDDKDYIYILLSDLGILTQSLVLKIWYDKFGGWSVFINWFVPYIWVNHWLVFITYLQHTDASMPHYEADQWSFAKGAAATIDRQFGFIGPHIFHDIIETHVLHHYCSRIPFYNARPASEAIKKVMGEHYRFNDENMWVSLWKSARTCQYVDDADSKGVYMFRNVNNVGVGTGKKKN, from the coding sequence ATGTCTCAGTCTCAGTACGTAACCGATGCTGAAACTACTACCGAGTCTTGCAAAGTCGCTATAGACACACATGGTAATGTGTTCAAAGTGCCGGATTATACCATCAAGGACATTTTAAGTGCCATTCCTCCAGAATGCTATAATAGAAAGTTAGCTGTCTCGTTATACTATGTGTTCCGTGATATCGCTATCATGGCCGGTATCGGTTACTTTGCCAATGTCTTTGCTTATCCATACGTCAAAGATCTACACGTTGCTGCAAGGTTTGTGTATTGGGCATTTTATGGCTACGTTCAAGGTCTTTTCGGTACTGGTCTATGGGTGTTAGCACACGAATGTGGTCATCAAGCCTTTTCTGATTATGGTGCTGTCAACGATTTTGTGGGTTGGGTTTTGCACTCTTACTTGTTAGTGCCATACTTTTCATGGAAATATACCCACTCTAAGCATCATAAGGCTACCGGCCATATTACTAGAGATATGGTTTTCGTAccaaagacaaaagaagatttcgtCAAGTCTCGTGGTATTCTTGCTGACATCGATGAATTCTCTGAAGACTCTCCAATTAGAACTTTGATAGAATTACTTACTCAACAATTGGGTGGTTGGATCTACTATTTGCTAACCAATGTCACTGGTCAGCCTTATCCAGACGTAccaaaatggaaatggaaCCATTTCTGGCCAAGTTCTCCTGTGTTCGACGATAAAGACTACATTTACATTCTGCTATCAGATTTGGGTATTCTGACACAATCGTTGGTGTTGAAGATATGGTATGATAAATTTGGCGGCTGGTCTGTTTTCATTAACTGGTTTGTTCCATACATTTGGGTTAACCATTGGTTAGTGTTCATCACGTACTTGCAACACACAGATGCCTCTATGCCACATTACGAGGCTGACCAATGGTCCTTCGCTAAAGGTGCAGCTGCCACTATTGATAGACAATTCGGATTCATTGGCCCTCATATCTTCCACGACATTATCGAAACACATGTTCTGCACCACTACTGTTCCAGAATTCCATTCTACAACGCTAGACCTGCTTCAGAAGCTATCAAGAAGGTTATGGGTGAACATTACCGTTTTAACGATGAGAATATGTGGGTATCACTATGGAAGAGTGCAAGAACTTGCCAATACGTTGACGATGCTGACTCCAAGGGTGTTTACATGTTCAGAAACGTGAACAACGTTGGTGTCGGAACTggtaagaagaagaactgA
- the SRP14 gene encoding RNA-binding signal recognition particle subunit SRP14 (weakly similar to uniprot|P38985 Saccharomyces cerevisiae YDL092W SRP14 Signal recognition particle subunit), producing MSDKDGTASGLKETPDFIKKPLSHDEFFVKLEKAFRMSKVSHNQLKVSLKRDLGSHHVQKPNELDVTSNPTGDISKMSESKRLKQNAQPDTKPYRLIVLVSMPYDGKRTKFFTLVDSKTLDKFWKDYVNVVKTSMSGLIKKKKKKKGGKKN from the coding sequence ATGTCAGACAAAGATGGAACCGCTAGTGGGCTTAAGGAAACGCCAGATTTCATAAAGAAACCTTTGTCTCATGACGAATTTTTTGTTAAGCTTGAAAAAGCTTTCAGAATGTCCAAGGTATCGCACAATCAGCTCAAAGTAAGCTTGAAAAGAGACTTGGGCAGTCATCACGTTCAAAAACCTAATGAATTGGATGTTACTTCCAATCCTACTGGTGATATCTCAAAGATGTCAGAATCCAAACGTTTAAAACAAAACGCTCAACCAGATACAAAACCATACAGACTTATCGTGCTAGTGAGCATGCCATATGATGGGAAACGAACGAAATTCTTCACTTTGGTAGATTCAAAGACTCTTGATAAATTTTGGAAGGATTATGTTAATGTTGTAAAAACAAGTATGTCTGGATTAattaaaaagaagaagaagaagaagggtGGTAAGAAAAACTGA
- the UBX3 gene encoding clathrin-mediated endocytosis regulator UBX3 (similar to uniprot|Q12229 YDL091c Saccharomyces cerevisiae UBX3 UBX domain-containing protein that interacts with Cdc48p), with translation MVFNIFSRPSQQNQPAVSFTPLPGSFPEDNDNTEQPEQETILNAGVPRILKMCLYIPLTLLYYLLNILLTSVEVFKPIGKIFHFYTRKDNHFSDDLGNQFVNVIDVLSSSADTNEQSGYTFDTLYNVENGMLSKNMIKGGYTDILRRCSSDGKFAIISFFNPILYDPFEYVRKILTSNEFVECVTKYNCVVWFCDVTTPQGLQTANSLKIRQFPFLGALGPQRNNKMKLLARVEGQLFDYDFSHFEAKLASYYSVLVEIRRQRQYQEMQRLLREQQDSRYQESLERDQERDRVIEESQLKKKWLAWRKSVLVPEPSGDGCRVSIRLENERIIRRFDASLTIEEIYAYVALYRAGLLSDTSSENDITQEKPNYEYQYDFQLYSPVPRTRLEPTTVIKEERTIYPSGTIVVEFE, from the coding sequence ATGGTATTCAACATTTTCAGTAGGCCGTCTCAGCAGAACCAACCTGCAGTGAGTTTTACCCCTCTCCCAGGATCATTCCCTGAAGACAATGATAATACAGAACAACCTGAACAGGAAACAATACTGAATGCTGGCGTTCCTAGAATATTAAAAATGTGCTTATACATTCCACTAACATTACTATATTACTTGCTCAATATCCTGTTAACTTCGGTGGAAGTTTTCAAACCAATAGGCaagatctttcatttctaCACAAGAAAAGACAATCATTTCAGCGATGATTTGGGTAACCAATTCGTAAATGTTATAGATGTcctttcttcatcagccGATACCAACGAACAGAGTGGTTATACATTCGATACGTTGTACAATGTAGAGAATGGAATGTTGAGCAAAAATATGATTAAGGGTGGTTACACTGATATCTTACGTCGGTGTTCCAGCGATGGTAAATTTGCAATaatatctttcttcaatcCGATACTATACGATCCATTCGAGTACGTAAGAAAGATTTTAACTTCCAACGAGTTTGTAGAATGTGTCACCAAATATAATTGCGTTGTATGGTTTTGCGATGTTACAACACCACAAGGGCTACAGACTGCTAATTCTTTAAAGATTAGACAGTTTCCATTTTTAGGTGCCCTTGGACCCCAACGgaataataaaatgaaattgcTTGCCAGAGTGGAGGGCCAACTATTTGATTATGATTTCTCTCATTTTGAGGCCAAATTAGCCTCATATTATTCAGTATTAGTTGAGATTAGAAGGCAAAGACAGTACCAGGAAATGCAACGGTTATTAAGAGAACAACAAGATTCGAGATACCAAGAATCGCTAGAAAGGGACCAGGAAAGGGATAGGGTAATCGAGGAAAGCCAACTTAAAAAGAAATGGTTGGCTTGGAGAAAATCTGTACTAGTGCCAGAACCATCGGGTGACGGTTGCAGAGTAAGCATCAGACtagaaaatgaaagaattattagaagatttgatgCTTCATTAACAATTGAGGAGATTTACGCATACGTTGCATTATACAGAGCAGGTTTATTATCTGACACTAGCAGCGAGAATGATATTACACAAGAAAAACCAAATTACGAGTATCAGTATGACTTTCAACTATATTCACCTGTGCCCAGAACCCGTTTGGAGCCAACCACAGTGATCAAGGAAGAACGGACAATTTATCCATCGGGAACAATTGTCGTGGAGTTCGAATGA
- the RAM1 gene encoding protein farnesyltransferase (similar to uniprot|P22007 Saccharomyces cerevisiae YDL090C RAM1 essential for processing of ras proteins beta subunit of farnesyltransferase), whose product MAINSATRAIKKMSYLRTNVLGRKRETIEQEVVDEEEVMEIRTSNTGLITETLVEREELINECLELYEKAPEKFNHLQKDSHKMFLEYWLNNPLPSGFKSLDASQPWLLYWIGNAFKTMNPTWLTNDYQKRILDKLWYISPTGGPFSGGKHQLPHLAATYAAINSIALCHNLDDNREINKKAIYDWLISLKTPSGAFMTARPVGEQDVRGVYTALSIASLLGIVDSKLTSNVTEFLTRCQSYEGGFGGCPNDEAHGGYTFCAVASLAMLNALDKVNIDALLSWCSSRQTKEEKGLNGRSNKLTDGCYSFWVGGTAAILEAYGYGVCIDKDALKQYILKCCQSEESPGLRDKPGTQADFYHTNYVLAGLSICEHSFMVRNNSPFDFVATPLVPEPEVEPIHPIFGLAILDVNNFINRRGEPSMSNLSMKV is encoded by the coding sequence ATGGCTATAAATAGTGCTACCAGGGctatcaaaaagatgagTTATCTTCGAACCAATGTGCTTGGAAGGAAACGAGAAACAATAGAGCAAGAAGTGGtagatgaggaagaagtgATGGAAATTAGAACTTCAAATACAGGGCTGATTACTGAAACCTTGGTGGAAAGGGAAGAGTTAATAAATGAATGTCTGGAGCTTTATGAAAAGGCTCCAGAGAAATTCAACCATTTGCAGAAGGATTCTCATAAGATGTTCCTTGAATATTGGTTAAATAATCCATTACCTTCGGGATTCAAATCACTCGATGCCTCTCAGCCATGGCTGTTGTACTGGATTGGCAATGCCTTCAAAACAATGAATCCCACTTGGCTTACGAACGATTATCAGAAGCGTATTTTGGACAAGCTATGGTATATATCACCTACAGGTGGTCCCTTCAGCGGCGGAAAGCATCAACTACCACATCTAGCGGCCACATACGCTGCTATAAATTCCATCGCTCTATGTCACAATCTCGATGATAACAGAGAAATCAATAAAAAGGCTATATACGACTGGCTCATTTCTCTTAAAACACCTAGCGGCGCGTTCATGACTGCACGCCCAGTCGGCGAACAAGATGTGAGAGGCGTATACACTGCATTATCTATAGCGTCACTACTAGGCATTGTGGACTCTAAACTAACAAGTAATGTGACGGAATTCTTGACAAGATGCCAATCTTACGAGGGTGGTTTCGGAGGCTGCCCAAATGATGAAGCACATGGTGGCTACACTTTTTGTGCAGTAGCCAGCTTGGCAATGTTGAATGCCTTAGATAAGGTCAATATCGATGCGTTATTGTCATGGTGTAGTTCTCGTCAAACTAAAGAGGAGAAAGGTTTAAACGGAAGAAGCAATAAACTTACAGATGGTTGCTACAGTTTTTGGGTTGGCGGAACTGCTGCAATCTTAGAAGCATACGGGTATGGAGTATGCATAGATAAAGACGCCCTAAAACAATATATATTGAAATGCTGTCAATCGGAAGAAAGCCCTGGCCTAAGAGATAAACCGGGAACACAAGCGGACTTTTATCATACCAATTATGTGTTGGCTGGTTTATCAATTTGCGAACATTCTTTTATGGTCCGAAACAATTCACCCTTCGATTTTGTTGCAACTCCACTTGTGCCAGAACCGGAAGTTGAGCCTATTCATCCCATATTCGGACTGGCTATCCTTGACGTTAACAATTTCATTAATAGACGCGGAGAACCATCCATGTCTAATCTGTCAATGAAAGTGTAA
- the RIM13 gene encoding Rim13p (weakly similar to uniprot|Q03792 Saccharomyces cerevisiae YMR154C) — MPRGAQAMLEKQADSVWNQLYEICWNFYVKNVWDINTFKAIVDKIEKSDDKQLIRFLIWFNDARKRSNFNDKFQWMTSFLYGRRYPPLGDDLVVKEPWNDLQQLDSIIKYGNEPIDLVKMQPDFTTEERIVQNRRVNNCSLICSLTNAREENQIKSYSVHNVFNVILHFNGSNRLVSVLRDSNFPKCSKDGAALTLFSHNIEDMLIELAYFEIKNNRNYAYGGSNTATDTYLLTGWIPEILNLGDVSFSEIRKCYQFNAMLALGTDSVKGKEVTENHDFVVTSVNWKKEQFTILNPHGTENPTVYTWDDLIKEFKWLYVNWDPYSKYTQRVKLHDRYPDKFNAYPTWTQKPLMCIENKSNSIQNCHLYLERHLLDDSILESNLTIGEIPRSGFTAVSAEGNNSGFCNMQLRLNPHETRLIFYHSDKKCNLTFHLLSNSGLVSMSKCKSDILTAESSWNITNNQWTIGTSEYFKSPVFKLKSDGFDDTYLDFELVSQLPAKVNFQIFESDDYALQRPIFKNDTYSPQIFSKHGVRLLKGREYFIVCSIAHHITSPFIFTLRNPETKQSKFELSPYSLGFGGLRYNEVLRCKTRITISVSNFTRLFVLLFTSASKTNGRLTLRLYEKETEEILFEQIETRYDLSVKPFPIPNIELKPASYVLEIFYNADVVICNLGTSHRAIFESDL; from the coding sequence ATGCCCAGAGGAGCGCAAGCTATGCTGGAAAAGCAAGCAGACTCTGTGTGGAACCAGCTGTATGAGATATGCTGGAACTTCTACGTGAAGAACGTTTGGGATATTAACACATTTAAAGCGATAGTGGACAAAATAGAGAAAAGTGATGACAAACAGCTAATACGGTTTTTGATTTGGTTTAATGATGCTCGTAAAAGATCTAATTTCAATGACAAGTTCCAATGGATGACGTCTTTTTTGTATGGTAGGCGTTATCCGCCATTGGGCGATGATCTAGTGGTCAAAGAACCCTGGAATGATTTGCAACAATTAGACAGTATTATAAAGTACGGGAATGAACCAATTGACTTGGTCAAAATGCAGCCAGATTTTACTACGGAGGAACGTATTGTACAGAATAGGCGGGTCAACAACTGTTCTTTAATATGTAGTTTGACCAATGCTAGAGAGGAAAATCAGATAAAGAGTTATAGCGTCCATAACGTTTTCAACGTGattcttcatttcaatgGGTCAAATCGACTAGTGTCAGTATTACGagattcaaattttccaaaatgcTCTAAAGACGGGGCTGCCTTGACTCTCTTCTCCCATAATATAGAAGATATGTTGATTGAGCTTGCATATTTCGAAATCAAGAATAATCGGAACTACGCGTATGGGGGATCCAATACAGCTACTGATACTTATTTGCTCACAGGATGGATACCAGAGATTCTCAACCTAGGAGACGTATCATTTAGTGAAATACGTAAATGTTACCAATTCAATGCCATGCTTGCTTTAGGAACAGATTCAGTGAAGGGAAAAGAGGTAACAGAAAATCATGATTTTGTTGTGACTTCTgtcaattggaagaaggAACAATTTACCATCCTAAATCCTCACGGTACTGAAAACCCCACTGTGTATACTTGGGACGACCTAataaaagaattcaaatgGTTATATGTAAATTGGGATCCATATTCAAAGTACACTCAACGTGTAAAACTACATGATCGATATCCAGATAAATTTAATGCATATCCTACCTGGACTCAAAAACCTTTGATGTGCATTGAGAACAAATCAAACAGCATTCAAAATTGTCATCTTTATCTAGAAAGACACCTACTAGATGATTCTATTCTCGAATCCAACCTGACAATTGGTGAAATTCCAAGGTCTGGGTTTACAGCTGTCTCAGCGGAGGGGAATAATAGTGGATTCTGTAATATGCAACTGCGGCTAAACCCCCATGAAACACGTCTAATCTTTTATCATTCAGACAAAAAGTGCAATTTGACTTTCCATTTACTATCTAATTCTGGTTTGGTTTCAATGTCAAAATGTAAATCAGATATATTAACTGCTGAGTCTAGCTGGAATATCACAAATAATCAGTGGACTATTGGTACTTctgaatatttcaaaagtCCTGTTTTCAAACTAAAAAGTGATGGTTTCGATGATACTTATCTAGATTTTGAGCTAGTCTCGCAGTTACCAGCGAAGGtgaattttcaaatatttgagtCCGATGATTATGCCCTACAACGTCCGATCTTTAAGAATGACACATACTCCCCACAAATTTTTTCCAAGCATGGAGTAAGGTTATTAAAAGGGAGAGAATACTTTATAGTATGCTCCATCGCTCATCATATTACCTCTCCGTTCATATTTACGCTGCGAAACCCTGAAACAAAGCAGTCAAAATTTGAACTATCTCCATATTCGTTAGGATTTGGGGGATTAAGATATAATGAGGTTTTGCGGTGCAAAACGAGAATCACAATAtcagtttcaaatttcaCGCGGTTATTTGTTCTGCTGTTCACGTCAGCTTCGAAAACAAATGGAAGACTCACGTTACGTTTGTACGAGAAAGAAACAGAGGAAATCctctttgaacaaataGAAACAAGGTATGATCTTAGTGTTAAACCATTCCCGATACCGAATATTGAACTTAAGCCAGCATCGTACGTGTTAGAAATATTCTACAATGCAGATGTTGTGATCTGTAATCTCGGAACTTCTCACCGAGCTATATTCGAATCGGATCTATAA
- the NUR1 gene encoding Nur1p (weakly similar to uniprot|Q12066 Saccharomyces cerevisiae YDL089W Protein of unknown function interacts with meiotic division protein Csm1p green fluorescent protein (GFP)-fusion protein localizes to the nuclear periphery potential Cdc28p substrate), with product MAFWRNRHESPAISQERSPSPDRFQNSEDIREDNNNYNEDEKLGWFASFMGMFSLPYDWYLSINEDIAVIDWDSKSNSVAWPLGNVLTFLFFSVRLLQDNVIAPNINKLTHSDDAFDFSKSKNLQKYDYFQQYGGSASSSENLYYKMLRQLHRLFYLLTVLLLITNISVTYRYLFAHFQTYSIFYWKTVPKSKNVTKKSLHDLNHTYVEDAKRDSLWGMIKYLLFNGSHDDETNRAHYYELRKWTPSRFLTSFFVSFSPIAFCFLWMTDVTFKTLIPIIIHQYVLWFIVIDRYEQKLKDEQILSMSSVAELNSKVIQPKMNVLKQDAMVDATPYNDGIVYFYPAYTTTRSHVFATHTLSGKLSKEKYNPRTDSFEDANSQRTENYVRFSYHHPKSINGAYVRESYPSRQHSPRLSPSRYSHLQSGNTPSAPSTPLLIPSQQPHFDHSMLANASRNHNISERRNSHSPIKQHFANRLLNYPDETNDSIPDVSDDRFRMDDRFRRGRQGYFNRSPDINSGTLHYDDGDDDDNRISKSPFRNSSSSPFR from the coding sequence ATGGCATTTTGGCGAAATAGACATGAATCACCAGCCATTTCACAAGAAAGAAGCCCCAGTCCTGACAGGTTCCAAAATAGTGAAGATATAAGGgaagataataataattatAATGAGGATGAAAAATTAGGATGGTTTGCTTCGTTCATGGGAATGTTTTCATTACCTTACGACTGGTACTTATCTATCAACGAAGATATAGCTGTGATTGACTGGGATAGTAAGTCAAACTCGGTAGCATGGCCTTTAGGAAATGTTCTAaccttccttttcttctccGTACGATTATTGCAGGACAATGTGATAGCCCCAAACATCAATAAGCTAACTCATTCTGATGATGCATTTGACTTTTCAAAATCTAAGAATCTTCAGAAATATGATTATTTTCAGCAGTATGGAGGTTCCGCTTCTTCAAGCGAAAATTTATACTACAAAATGTTAAGACAATTGCACCGCCTGTTTTATCTGCTGACGGTGTTGTTATTAATCACTAATATTTCGGTAACTTATAGATATCTTTTCGCGCATTTCCAGACCTACTCGATTTTTTATTGGAAAACTGTTCCGAAGTCGAAGAATGTAACCAAAAAATCACTTCATGATTTGAACCATACCTACGTCGAAGACGCCAAAAGAGACTCTTTATGGGGGATGATTAAGTATCTCTTGTTCAATGGGTCTCACGATGATGAGACAAATAGAGCCCATTATTATGAATTACGAAAATGGACACCAAGCAGGTTTCTTACATCTTTTTTTGTCTCATTTTCTCCAATTGCATTCTGTTTCTTGTGGATGACAGATGTTACTTTCAAAACTCTTATTCCAATCATTATTCACCAATATGTTTTATGgtttattgttattgatCGATACGAGcagaaattgaaggatgAGCAGATTTTGAGCATGTCCAGTGTGGCTGAattaaattcaaaagttATTCAACCTAAAATGAATGTCTTGAAGCAAGATGCGATGGTTGACGCAACACCTTATAACGATGGAATAGTTTACTTCTATCCGGCTTACACCACTACAAGGTCGCACGTCTTTGCAACCCACACTTTGAGTGGGAAACTTAGTAAAGAAAAGTATAATCCTCGCACAGATTCATTCGAGGATGCCAATTCACAGCGTACGGAAAACTACGTAAGGTTCTCGTACCATCACCCTAAGTCAATAAATGGTGCTTATGTACGAGAATCGTATCCTAGCAGACAGCATAGTCCGCGTTTGAGCCCTTCTCGCTattctcatcttcaaagtGGTAATACACCTTCCGCTCCCTCCACGCCACTTCTAATACCATCTCAACAACCTCATTTCGATCATTCCATGTTGGCCAATGCATCTAGAAATCATAATATAAGTGAGAGAAGAAACTCTCATAGTCCTATTAAACAACACTTTGCAAATAGGTTACTAAACTATCCGgatgaaacaaatgatagCATACCCGATGTGTCTGATGACAGATTCAGAATGGATGATCGTTTCAGAAGAGGCAGACAAGGCTATTTCAATCGATCTCCCGACATCAATTCTGGTACGTTACATTAcgatgatggtgatgatgatgataacCGTATATCAAAGTCTCCCTTTCGGAATTCATCGTCTTCACCATTTCGGTAG